From the Streptomyces sp. KMM 9044 genome, one window contains:
- a CDS encoding radical SAM protein: MGSGSRTALVEDLMERFPHVPREAVFKEDLLRGGIAFDPSALSDNEGGEVKPKSYFIFSFDHGTLPELGEAALRRPPEEIILTGGPYDLRRTVVSVRVNPASPYRVAADEDGVLGLYLDGKRVSDVGVPPMPEYYRHTLSSGKSVMEVAPTIQWGYLIYLTVFRVCQYFGAKEECQYCDINHNWRQHKAAGRPYTGVKDVEEVLEALEIIDRYDTAKASTAYTLTGGAITRTVAGRDEADFYGHYAKAIEERFPGRWIGKVVAQALPRDDVQRFKDYGVQIYHPNYEVWDRRLFELYCPGKERYVGRDEWHKRILDSADVFGARNVIPNFVAGVEMAEPFGFTTVDEAIASTTEGLRFFMSHGITPRFTTWCPEPTTPLGKANPQGAPLEYHIRLLEAYRATMDDFGLSSPPGYGEPGPGRAVFSVSSFMDSLPAQEPAEA; encoded by the coding sequence ATGGGCAGCGGCAGCCGTACCGCGCTGGTCGAGGATCTGATGGAGCGGTTCCCGCATGTGCCGCGCGAGGCCGTCTTCAAGGAGGACCTGCTCCGGGGCGGGATCGCCTTCGATCCGTCCGCCCTCAGTGACAACGAGGGCGGTGAGGTCAAACCGAAGTCGTACTTCATCTTCTCCTTCGACCACGGAACGCTGCCCGAGCTGGGCGAGGCCGCGCTCCGGCGCCCGCCCGAGGAGATCATCCTCACCGGAGGCCCCTACGACCTGCGCCGCACCGTGGTCTCCGTGAGGGTGAACCCGGCCTCCCCCTACCGGGTCGCCGCGGACGAGGACGGGGTCCTCGGCCTTTACCTCGACGGGAAGCGCGTCTCGGACGTCGGCGTGCCGCCGATGCCCGAGTACTACCGGCACACCCTCTCCAGCGGGAAGTCCGTCATGGAGGTCGCCCCCACGATCCAGTGGGGCTACCTGATCTACCTGACCGTCTTCCGGGTCTGCCAGTACTTCGGCGCCAAGGAGGAGTGCCAGTACTGCGACATCAACCACAACTGGCGCCAGCACAAGGCGGCCGGCCGGCCCTACACCGGGGTCAAGGACGTCGAGGAGGTCCTCGAGGCGCTGGAGATCATCGACCGGTACGACACGGCGAAGGCGTCCACCGCCTACACGCTGACCGGCGGAGCGATCACCAGGACGGTCGCCGGCCGTGACGAGGCCGACTTCTACGGCCACTACGCCAAGGCCATCGAGGAGCGCTTCCCCGGCCGCTGGATCGGCAAGGTCGTCGCCCAGGCGCTGCCCAGGGACGACGTGCAGCGCTTCAAGGACTACGGCGTGCAGATCTACCACCCCAACTACGAGGTGTGGGACCGCCGCCTGTTCGAGCTGTACTGCCCCGGCAAGGAGCGCTACGTCGGCCGCGACGAGTGGCACAAGCGCATCCTGGACTCCGCGGACGTCTTCGGCGCGCGCAACGTGATCCCGAACTTCGTGGCAGGCGTGGAGATGGCCGAGCCTTTCGGCTTCACCACGGTCGACGAGGCCATCGCCTCCACCACCGAGGGCCTGCGCTTCTTCATGTCGCACGGCATCACGCCCCGCTTCACCACCTGGTGCCCCGAGCCGACGACCCCGCTGGGCAAGGCCAACCCGCAGGGCGCGCCGCTGGAGTACCACATCCGGCTGCTCGAGGCCTACCGCGCCACGATGGACGACTTCGGCCTGTCCTCGCCCCCCGGTTACGGTGAGCCCGGACCGGGGCGCGCGGTGTTCTCCGTCAGCTCCTTCATGGACAGTCTCCCGGCGCAGGAGCCCGCCGAGGCGTGA
- a CDS encoding ABC transporter substrate-binding protein, protein MSVLGTHHWDRRSVLRAATGLAAVGGLAACGGNTGRDGGPGSGKRLVQYFHAYGEAGTEQAIRRYAEAYEEADVSTQWITGSNFESKLFASLLTDKAPDVFEFHPQIQLVRSGQVADLTDLVEPVKDDFNPADIRSHTVDGKIYGVRMIDDPQFFFYRKSMFEKAGVGVPATLDDLLATAAELTTDKVKGIYLGNTLHPVVNPMIWASGADTLDEKNEIAYHTDAVVEGFRTLRKLFTSGDLLLDAPTDFWDPSALNQGLTAIQWCGMWAMPQMQEALGDDLGIFPFPRVTATGKPAVTNGGWSMFVNAKGEDVEAAKEYVKWLWIDQKEYQEDWALSYGFHIPPRTSIARSADKLKSGLPAEGVRLFNEFGHFDNIGWTQAMITALEDVLADCVRKGGDPESALDKADRTVGRELQKLFG, encoded by the coding sequence ATGTCGGTATTGGGTACTCACCACTGGGACCGCCGTTCCGTACTGAGGGCGGCCACGGGCCTGGCTGCCGTCGGCGGGCTCGCCGCGTGCGGCGGCAACACCGGCCGGGACGGCGGGCCGGGATCGGGCAAGCGTCTGGTCCAGTACTTCCACGCCTACGGCGAAGCCGGCACCGAACAGGCCATCAGGCGCTACGCCGAGGCCTACGAGGAGGCCGACGTGAGCACGCAGTGGATCACGGGCTCCAACTTCGAGAGCAAGCTGTTCGCCTCCCTGCTCACCGACAAGGCTCCGGACGTCTTTGAGTTCCATCCGCAGATCCAGCTCGTCAGGAGCGGCCAGGTGGCGGACCTGACCGACCTGGTCGAGCCGGTGAAGGACGACTTCAACCCGGCCGACATCCGGTCGCACACCGTCGACGGGAAGATCTACGGGGTCCGGATGATCGACGACCCGCAGTTCTTCTTCTACCGGAAGTCGATGTTCGAGAAGGCGGGCGTCGGTGTCCCCGCCACACTCGACGATCTCCTGGCGACAGCGGCGGAGTTGACCACGGACAAGGTCAAAGGCATCTATCTGGGCAACACCCTGCACCCGGTCGTCAACCCGATGATCTGGGCGTCCGGCGCCGACACCCTCGACGAGAAGAACGAGATCGCGTACCACACCGACGCGGTGGTCGAGGGTTTCCGCACCCTGCGCAAGCTCTTCACCAGCGGTGACCTGCTGCTCGACGCGCCGACCGACTTCTGGGACCCCTCCGCGCTCAACCAGGGGCTCACCGCCATCCAGTGGTGCGGCATGTGGGCGATGCCTCAGATGCAGGAGGCGCTCGGCGACGATCTCGGGATCTTTCCCTTCCCGAGGGTCACCGCCACGGGCAAGCCGGCGGTCACCAACGGCGGTTGGTCGATGTTCGTCAACGCGAAGGGCGAGGACGTCGAGGCGGCCAAGGAGTACGTGAAGTGGCTCTGGATCGACCAGAAGGAGTACCAGGAGGACTGGGCGCTCTCCTACGGCTTCCACATCCCGCCGCGCACCTCGATCGCCCGGTCCGCCGACAAGCTCAAGTCGGGCCTCCCGGCCGAGGGCGTCAGGCTGTTCAACGAGTTCGGGCACTTCGACAACATCGGCTGGACCCAGGCCATGATCACCGCCCTGGAGGACGTCCTCGCCGACTGCGTCCGCAAGGGCGGTGACCCTGAGAGCGCGCTCGACAAGGCCGACCGGACGGTCGGCCGCGAGCTGCAGAAGCTGTTCGGATAG
- a CDS encoding carbohydrate ABC transporter permease, translated as MTSGTPKTAGPAPNRSRRGGPRAGVLGSAGLYAATGLAALLFLVPFYLIVRNALSTDSEITGEEWAFFPSDIQWGNITEPFDDPTVDFARSLWNSAVVGTLHTVGTLLVCSLAGYGLARIPYRHADKVFYAVLGTLMVPTAVTFVPSFVLVSSLGWVDSYRGLIIPGLFSGFTCFLFRQYFLGFPRELEEAARVDGLGYWGAYWRVVVPNSLNFFAAIATITFISGWNSFLWPLVIGQDPSAWTVQVALSSYMTNQTVNFHLIFMATAISILPLVCVFLFLQRWLVQGIAQTGIKG; from the coding sequence ATGACCTCCGGTACGCCGAAGACGGCGGGCCCCGCACCGAACCGGTCGCGCCGGGGCGGCCCGCGCGCCGGCGTGCTCGGGTCCGCGGGCCTGTACGCCGCGACCGGCCTCGCCGCGCTCCTCTTCCTGGTCCCCTTCTACCTGATCGTCCGAAACGCCCTGTCCACCGATTCCGAGATCACCGGCGAGGAGTGGGCGTTCTTCCCGTCGGACATCCAGTGGGGCAACATCACCGAGCCGTTCGACGACCCGACGGTCGACTTCGCCCGGTCGCTGTGGAACTCGGCGGTCGTCGGAACACTGCATACGGTCGGCACCCTGCTGGTCTGTTCGCTCGCCGGGTACGGGCTGGCCCGTATCCCGTACCGGCACGCCGACAAGGTCTTCTACGCCGTCCTGGGGACCCTGATGGTGCCGACGGCGGTCACCTTCGTGCCCAGTTTCGTGCTCGTGTCGTCCCTCGGCTGGGTGGACAGCTACCGGGGTCTGATCATCCCGGGCCTCTTCAGTGGTTTCACGTGCTTCCTCTTCCGGCAGTACTTCCTGGGGTTCCCGAGAGAGCTGGAGGAGGCGGCACGGGTGGACGGGCTCGGCTACTGGGGCGCGTACTGGCGGGTCGTCGTCCCGAACTCGCTGAACTTCTTCGCCGCCATCGCGACGATCACCTTCATCAGCGGCTGGAACTCCTTCCTGTGGCCGCTCGTCATCGGACAGGACCCGAGCGCCTGGACCGTCCAGGTCGCCCTCTCCTCCTACATGACCAACCAGACCGTCAACTTCCACCTGATCTTCATGGCCACGGCCATTTCCATCCTGCCCCTGGTCTGCGTCTTCCTGTTCCTCCAGCGCTGGCTCGTCCAGGGCATCGCGCAGACCGGCATCAAGGGCTGA
- a CDS encoding carbohydrate ABC transporter permease has product MSTTTARGAARPAPAKGFPRPRRQLRASSTFNFWLFTGPFLIGLLIFVYVPILWSAWLSFFEARFTVTPSEFIGFENYRVMLTDERFVGSLVTFTVFAALIVPATWALSLALALAVNRLRFMRAFFRSVFFLPTAVSYVAASLVWKMSIFNGVRFGLANTVLGVFGVDDTAWLANPNPPWYWLVIVTVRLWLQAGFYMILFLAALQNIPRELYEAAAIDGARPGWQTFRYITLPQVRATSTAVILLLLVAAYQAFDEFFNLLSKTTWGRPPLVELYYKALGDNQDYGAGSAGALILTLLICLVTLLQGRFMGFGRGEDGR; this is encoded by the coding sequence ATGTCGACCACCACCGCGCGCGGTGCCGCCCGCCCCGCCCCGGCCAAGGGCTTCCCCCGGCCGCGGCGGCAGCTGCGGGCCAGCAGCACCTTCAACTTCTGGCTGTTCACCGGGCCCTTCCTCATCGGCCTGCTGATCTTCGTCTACGTGCCGATCCTGTGGAGCGCGTGGCTGTCCTTCTTCGAGGCCCGGTTCACCGTCACTCCGAGCGAGTTCATCGGCTTCGAGAACTACCGGGTCATGCTGACGGACGAGCGGTTCGTGGGTTCCCTCGTCACCTTCACGGTGTTCGCGGCGCTCATCGTCCCGGCCACCTGGGCGCTGTCGCTGGCGCTGGCGCTCGCGGTGAACCGGCTGCGGTTCATGCGGGCCTTCTTCCGCTCGGTCTTCTTCCTGCCGACGGCGGTGAGTTATGTCGCCGCCTCGCTCGTCTGGAAGATGTCCATTTTCAACGGGGTCCGCTTCGGTCTGGCGAACACCGTGCTCGGTGTGTTCGGGGTGGACGACACCGCGTGGCTGGCGAACCCGAACCCGCCCTGGTACTGGCTGGTCATCGTGACCGTACGGCTGTGGCTCCAGGCGGGCTTCTACATGATCCTGTTCCTGGCCGCGCTGCAGAACATCCCGCGCGAACTGTACGAGGCTGCCGCCATCGACGGCGCCCGGCCCGGCTGGCAGACGTTCCGGTACATCACACTGCCGCAGGTGCGCGCGACCTCGACGGCCGTGATCCTTCTGCTGCTCGTGGCCGCGTACCAGGCCTTCGACGAGTTCTTCAACCTGCTGAGCAAGACCACGTGGGGGCGCCCGCCACTGGTCGAGCTGTATTACAAGGCCCTGGGCGACAACCAGGACTACGGTGCGGGCAGCGCGGGCGCGCTGATCCTCACGCTGCTGATCTGTCTGGTGACGCTGCTGCAGGGCCGGTTCATGGGCTTCGGCCGGGGGGAGGACGGCAGATGA
- a CDS encoding ROK family transcriptional regulator, with the protein MGAPPVKRTSRDIRTANRYEVLRQIIAESPTSRQELAAATGLSLATVATLVGELLGLGMVVEVGFEDSAGGRPRGLVAVDASGGVLIGVDLAETYVRVELFDLALNVLARAGEEMRPGENRPEQVVGRVASAVGSVVERAGTGSARVLGAGVSVPGQVDRATGVSEYAPNWDWHDVPLLDLLAERIPHPLYLDNPLRACAVAELWFGAARGRGDAVVVNLGTGVGAGLVLGGGVHRGVSNSAGEWGHTTLVLDGRPCHCGNHGCVETYTGAPGIMLNLREVSPHSPLLRPDDQTATVGALARGVASGDPVAVKVLEDTARYLGAGIADLINLLNPEVVVLSSWVAAAFGEPLLDAVREAVTRHALRRPLAATRIVLSPIPTDPVCLGAATFALEGALKAARKGNGTRADTATQARGSGTDKP; encoded by the coding sequence ATGGGGGCACCTCCGGTGAAGCGCACCTCGCGGGACATCCGTACCGCCAACCGCTACGAGGTGCTGCGCCAGATCATCGCCGAGTCCCCCACCTCACGGCAGGAGCTGGCGGCCGCCACCGGGCTCAGTCTCGCCACGGTGGCCACCCTCGTCGGCGAACTGCTCGGCCTCGGCATGGTCGTCGAGGTCGGTTTCGAGGACTCGGCCGGCGGACGTCCGCGCGGTCTGGTGGCCGTCGACGCGTCGGGCGGCGTCCTGATCGGCGTCGACCTCGCCGAGACATACGTCCGGGTCGAGCTGTTCGACCTCGCGCTGAACGTGCTGGCCCGCGCTGGCGAGGAGATGCGTCCCGGTGAGAACCGGCCCGAGCAGGTCGTGGGCCGTGTGGCCTCGGCGGTCGGCTCGGTGGTGGAACGGGCCGGGACCGGGTCCGCGCGGGTGCTCGGGGCCGGGGTGAGCGTGCCGGGCCAGGTGGACCGTGCCACGGGAGTCTCCGAGTACGCGCCGAACTGGGACTGGCACGACGTGCCGCTGCTGGACCTGCTCGCCGAGCGGATCCCCCACCCGCTGTACCTGGACAACCCGTTGCGTGCCTGCGCGGTGGCCGAGCTGTGGTTCGGGGCGGCGCGCGGGCGCGGTGACGCGGTGGTGGTCAACCTCGGGACCGGGGTGGGCGCCGGGCTCGTGCTGGGCGGCGGAGTGCACCGTGGGGTCAGCAACAGTGCCGGCGAGTGGGGGCACACCACGCTCGTCCTGGACGGACGCCCCTGCCACTGCGGCAACCACGGCTGCGTCGAGACGTACACCGGGGCGCCGGGGATCATGTTGAACCTGCGGGAGGTGAGCCCGCACAGCCCTCTGCTGCGTCCCGACGACCAGACGGCGACCGTCGGCGCCCTGGCACGGGGGGTGGCTTCGGGCGACCCGGTGGCGGTCAAGGTCCTCGAGGACACCGCCCGTTACCTCGGTGCCGGGATCGCCGACCTGATCAACCTGCTCAACCCGGAGGTGGTCGTGCTCAGCAGCTGGGTCGCGGCCGCGTTCGGTGAGCCGCTGCTCGACGCGGTGCGCGAGGCCGTCACCCGGCACGCGCTGCGCCGCCCGCTGGCCGCCACCCGCATCGTGCTCTCCCCGATTCCCACCGATCCGGTCTGCCTGGGCGCGGCGACGTTCGCGCTGGAGGGCGCGTTGAAGGCGGCGCGCAAGGGAAACGGCACACGCGCCGACACAGCCACGCAAGCCCGCGGATCCGGCACCGACAAGCCGTGA
- a CDS encoding FAD-binding protein, protein MTGTVTNWAGNITYAAKELHRPHTLDALRALVAGSSRVRALGSGHSFNEIAEPGEAGVLLSLEGLPAQVDVDTAARTVRVGGGVRYSELARRVHERGLALPNMASLPHISVAGSVATGTHGSGVGNGPLASVVREVELVTADGSTVRIGRGGEARFGGAVTSLGALGVVTALTLDLEPAFDVEQHLFTELPLAGLDSRLFETVMSAAYSVSLFTDWRTPGFRQVWVKRRTDQPLPDFPWAPPATEKLHPVPGMPAVNCTDQFGVPGPWHERLPHFRAEFTPSSGEELQSEYLLPRRFAVDMLHTIDSIRETVSPVLQTCEVRTVAADGQWLSPSYDRDTVAAHFTWVADTPAVLPVVRRLEEALAPFEARPHWGKVFTTPAAKLRALYPRLGDFRALARSLDPAGKFSNAFVRDVLGD, encoded by the coding sequence ATGACCGGGACCGTGACCAACTGGGCGGGCAACATCACGTACGCCGCCAAGGAGCTGCACCGCCCGCACACCCTGGACGCGCTGCGCGCGCTGGTCGCCGGGAGCAGCCGGGTGCGGGCTCTGGGCAGCGGGCACTCCTTCAACGAGATCGCCGAGCCGGGCGAGGCCGGCGTCCTGCTCTCGCTCGAGGGCCTGCCCGCGCAGGTCGACGTGGACACGGCGGCCCGGACGGTACGGGTGGGCGGCGGCGTGCGGTACTCGGAGCTGGCCCGCCGCGTGCACGAGCGAGGACTCGCGCTGCCGAACATGGCGTCGCTCCCGCACATCTCGGTGGCCGGTTCGGTCGCCACCGGCACGCACGGCTCCGGGGTCGGCAACGGTCCGCTCGCGTCGGTGGTGCGCGAGGTGGAGCTGGTCACGGCGGACGGTTCGACGGTACGGATCGGCCGTGGGGGCGAGGCCCGGTTCGGCGGCGCGGTCACCTCGCTCGGGGCGCTGGGTGTCGTCACGGCGCTCACCCTGGACCTGGAGCCGGCGTTCGACGTCGAGCAGCACCTGTTCACCGAGCTGCCGCTGGCCGGGCTGGATTCCCGTCTCTTCGAGACGGTGATGTCGGCCGCGTACAGCGTGAGCCTGTTCACCGACTGGAGGACGCCGGGGTTCCGGCAGGTGTGGGTGAAGCGGCGTACGGACCAACCGCTGCCGGACTTCCCCTGGGCGCCGCCCGCGACCGAGAAGCTGCACCCCGTGCCGGGCATGCCTGCGGTCAACTGCACGGACCAGTTCGGCGTGCCGGGGCCCTGGCACGAGCGGCTGCCGCACTTCCGCGCGGAGTTCACCCCGAGCAGCGGCGAGGAGCTGCAGTCGGAGTACCTGCTGCCGCGCCGGTTCGCCGTCGACATGCTGCATACGATCGACAGCATCCGGGAGACGGTCTCCCCCGTACTGCAGACCTGCGAGGTGCGGACCGTGGCCGCCGACGGCCAGTGGCTCAGCCCCTCCTACGACCGGGACACCGTGGCCGCCCACTTCACCTGGGTCGCGGACACGCCCGCGGTGCTGCCCGTGGTCCGGCGGCTGGAGGAGGCGCTGGCGCCCTTCGAGGCGCGGCCGCACTGGGGGAAGGTGTTCACCACCCCGGCGGCGAAGTTGCGCGCCCTCTATCCGCGGCTCGGCGACTTCCGGGCCCTGGCCCGGTCACTGGACCCGGCGGGCAAGTTCAGCAACGCGTTCGTGCGGGACGTCCTGGGCGACTGA
- a CDS encoding glycoside hydrolase family 2 TIM barrel-domain containing protein, whose product MSLHTRTTATDYVEDVSPGRGTLPPRARYASSDAASLSLNGKWRLRLSATADAEDDAFGVPGYDAGDWAEVTVPGHWVLQGDGAFGAPAYTNHLYPFPVDPPYVPTENPTGDHLRVFDLPKGWPAPAEGDEAVLRFDGVESCARVWLNGTDIGEFKGSRLPHEFAVGALLKPAGNVLAVRVHQWSAGSYLEDQDQWWLPGIFRDVTLLHRPAGCVGDFFVHASYDHVTGEGTLRVDADTGSSTGGRVTVPELGIDVATGESVTLPVAPWSAETPRLYDGVLATAGERVPLRVGFRTVALEDGLLKVNGRAVLFKGVNRHEWHPGRGRALDPETMREDVLLMKRHNINAVRTSHYPPHPAFLDLCDEYGLWVVDECDLETHGFVEQDWRDNPTDDERWTPALLDRAARMVERDKNHPSVVMWSLGNEAGTGRGLTAMADWIRSRDPARPVHYEGDIDCRDTDVYSRMYPPHAEVERIARGLDGGSRRRRRLPLILCEYAHAMGNGPGGLADYQSLFERYDRLQGGFVWEWIDHGVRHPTLGYAYGGDFGEELHDGNFVCDGLLFPDRTPSPGLIEYKKVIEPVRIEAGEADGTVRVTNRYDFADLSHLEFESSYQIDGLPAGTYRLTVPALAPGRSAEVELPGAPDGKGKEVQWTVRALLADDTGWAGRGHEVAWAQRTVAPRAPVAAATGVRPVVRGDGITLGPASFDTRTGAVRTIAGVPVSGLRLDVWRATTDNDDGAPWQSDTRYGPLWRELGLHRMRHRTVAVGTDGDALVVRTRVASAGRETGLRAAYRWTSDGRHVRLTVSVVPEGDWRVPLPRLGIRFGLEGSPENAVLWFGGGGEAYPDTRAASKDLLWDASIEDLQTPYVRPQENGARADVRWVELGGLRIEGEPEFWFTARPWTTEQLDAARHLTDLVPGDTVWVHLDHAQHGIGSQSCGPGPLPQYVLRAEPAEFSFVFSAQPGSG is encoded by the coding sequence ATGTCTTTGCACACGCGCACCACGGCGACCGACTACGTGGAGGACGTCTCCCCCGGCCGAGGGACCCTTCCCCCGCGTGCCCGCTACGCGTCCTCGGACGCGGCGTCCCTTTCCCTGAACGGCAAATGGCGGCTGCGCCTGTCGGCGACCGCCGACGCCGAGGACGACGCGTTCGGCGTGCCCGGCTACGACGCCGGCGACTGGGCGGAGGTGACCGTCCCCGGCCACTGGGTCCTCCAGGGGGACGGTGCCTTCGGGGCCCCCGCCTACACGAACCACCTCTACCCGTTCCCCGTCGATCCGCCGTACGTCCCCACCGAGAACCCGACCGGCGACCATCTGCGCGTCTTCGACCTGCCGAAGGGCTGGCCCGCCCCGGCCGAGGGGGACGAGGCCGTGCTGCGCTTCGACGGGGTCGAGTCCTGTGCCCGGGTGTGGCTGAACGGCACGGACATCGGTGAGTTCAAGGGCTCGCGGCTGCCGCACGAGTTCGCGGTCGGGGCGTTGCTGAAGCCCGCCGGGAACGTTCTGGCGGTCCGCGTCCACCAGTGGTCGGCCGGTTCGTATCTGGAGGACCAGGACCAGTGGTGGCTGCCCGGTATCTTCCGTGACGTGACGCTGCTGCACCGGCCGGCGGGCTGCGTCGGCGACTTCTTCGTGCACGCCTCCTACGACCACGTCACCGGCGAGGGCACCCTGCGCGTCGACGCCGACACCGGCTCCAGTACCGGCGGGCGGGTGACCGTGCCGGAGCTGGGCATCGACGTCGCGACCGGGGAGAGTGTGACGCTGCCGGTCGCCCCCTGGTCGGCGGAGACCCCCCGGCTCTACGACGGGGTGCTCGCCACGGCCGGTGAACGCGTCCCGCTGCGCGTGGGGTTCCGCACCGTCGCCCTGGAGGACGGCCTGCTCAAGGTCAACGGCAGGGCCGTCCTCTTCAAGGGCGTCAACCGGCACGAGTGGCACCCCGGGCGGGGCCGCGCGCTCGACCCGGAGACCATGCGCGAGGACGTGCTGCTGATGAAGCGGCACAACATCAACGCCGTCCGCACCTCCCACTACCCGCCGCACCCCGCCTTCCTCGACCTGTGCGACGAGTACGGGCTGTGGGTCGTCGACGAGTGCGACCTGGAGACCCACGGCTTCGTCGAGCAGGACTGGCGCGACAACCCCACCGACGACGAACGCTGGACCCCCGCCCTGCTCGACCGCGCCGCTCGCATGGTCGAGCGGGACAAGAACCACCCGTCGGTCGTGATGTGGTCGCTCGGCAACGAGGCGGGCACCGGCCGCGGTCTGACGGCGATGGCCGACTGGATCCGCTCCCGGGACCCCGCCCGTCCGGTGCACTACGAGGGTGACATCGACTGCCGTGACACGGACGTCTACTCACGGATGTACCCGCCGCACGCCGAGGTCGAACGGATCGCCCGCGGGCTCGACGGCGGCTCCCGCCGGCGCCGTCGGCTCCCGCTGATCCTCTGCGAGTACGCGCACGCCATGGGCAACGGCCCCGGCGGACTCGCCGACTACCAGTCCCTGTTCGAACGGTACGACCGGCTCCAGGGCGGCTTCGTCTGGGAGTGGATCGACCACGGCGTACGGCACCCCACGCTCGGCTACGCGTACGGCGGCGACTTCGGCGAGGAACTGCACGACGGCAACTTCGTGTGCGACGGGCTGCTGTTCCCGGACCGCACGCCGTCGCCGGGTCTGATCGAGTACAAGAAGGTGATCGAGCCCGTCCGCATCGAGGCCGGTGAGGCGGACGGCACCGTGCGGGTGACCAACCGGTACGACTTCGCCGACCTGTCCCATCTGGAGTTCGAGAGCTCCTACCAGATCGACGGGCTGCCGGCCGGGACGTACCGCCTCACCGTGCCCGCGCTGGCCCCCGGCCGGTCGGCGGAGGTCGAGCTGCCCGGGGCACCGGACGGAAAGGGCAAGGAGGTCCAGTGGACGGTACGCGCGCTGCTCGCCGACGACACCGGCTGGGCGGGCCGTGGCCACGAAGTGGCGTGGGCCCAGCGGACGGTGGCCCCTCGCGCCCCCGTGGCCGCCGCGACCGGCGTACGGCCCGTCGTCCGGGGGGACGGGATCACGCTGGGCCCGGCGTCCTTCGACACACGCACCGGCGCGGTGCGCACGATCGCCGGTGTTCCCGTGAGCGGTCTGCGCCTGGACGTGTGGCGGGCGACGACCGACAACGACGACGGCGCGCCCTGGCAGTCGGACACCCGGTACGGTCCGCTCTGGCGTGAGCTGGGCCTGCACCGCATGCGGCACCGGACGGTCGCCGTCGGGACGGACGGCGACGCCCTGGTCGTACGGACCCGGGTGGCGTCCGCCGGCCGGGAGACGGGGCTGCGGGCGGCGTACCGCTGGACGTCCGACGGCAGACACGTGCGGCTGACCGTCTCGGTCGTGCCGGAGGGCGACTGGCGGGTGCCGCTGCCCAGGCTCGGCATCCGCTTCGGGCTGGAGGGCTCACCGGAGAACGCCGTCCTCTGGTTCGGCGGCGGGGGCGAGGCGTACCCGGACACCAGGGCGGCGTCCAAGGACCTGCTGTGGGACGCGAGCATCGAGGATCTTCAGACGCCCTACGTCCGTCCGCAGGAGAACGGCGCGCGGGCCGACGTGCGCTGGGTGGAGCTGGGCGGCCTGCGGATCGAGGGCGAGCCCGAGTTCTGGTTCACGGCCAGGCCCTGGACCACCGAACAGCTGGACGCGGCCCGGCACCTCACCGACCTCGTCCCCGGTGACACGGTGTGGGTGCACCTCGACCACGCCCAGCACGG